In a genomic window of Muntiacus reevesi chromosome 1, mMunRee1.1, whole genome shotgun sequence:
- the LOC136158894 gene encoding olfactory receptor 6C2-like: MRNHTSLPIFILLGLTDDPPMQVLIFIFLFASYTLSVTGNLTIIILTLVDSRLKTAMYFFLKNFSFLETLFTTVCIPRFLYSLSTGDKNISYNACFSQIFFIFTFAAAEFFLLAIMSYDRYVAICKPLLYATIMNSRVCGRLVICCWIAGCLVMFPPASLGLELEFCDSNIIDHFFCDAFPVLKISCSDTWFLEQMVFTVAVLTVIGTFLCVVLSYTCIIKTIIKLPSTQQKMKAFSTCSSHLIVVSITYGSCIFIYVKPSAKDEVEINKCVLVLTTSVAPMLNPFIYSLRNKQVKQAFTDLIKRISLVSRN; encoded by the coding sequence ATGAGAAACCATACATCATTACCTATATTCATTCTCCTGGGGCTAACAGATGATCCTCCAATGCAGGttctgatttttatatttctatttgctTCCTATACATTGAGTGTCACTGGGAACCTGACCATCATTATACTCACTTTAGTAGATTCTCGCCTTAAAACtgccatgtactttttcctcaaaAACTTCTCCTTTTTAGAAACCTTATTCACCACAGTCTGCATTCCCAGATTCTTATACAGCTTATCAACTGGAGACAAGAATATTTCTTATAATGCTTGTTTTagtcaaatattttttatcttcacTTTTGCAGCAGCAGAATTTTTTCTCCTAGCCATCATGTCCTAtgatcgctatgtggccatctgcaaaccttTACTTTATGCAACCATCATGAACAGTAGAGTCTGTGGAAGACTTGTTATTTGCTGTTGGATAGCAGGTTGTCTGGTCATGTTTCCACCAGCTTCCCTGGGCTTAGAGCTGGAATTCTGTGACTCTAATATCATTGATCATTTTTTCTGTGATGCTTTTCCTGTGCTAAAAATCTCTTGCTCGGACACATGGTTCCTAGAACAGATGGTTTTTACCGTTGCTGTGTTGACTGTCATTGGGACATTCCTGTGTGTAGTTCTGTCCTATACATGCATCATCAAGACCATCATAAAGCTGCCTTCAACTCAGCAAAAAATGAAGGCCTTTTCTACCTGCTCTTCTCACCTGATTGTGGTTTCTATCACCTATGGAAGCTGTATCTTCATCTATGTCAAACCTTCAGCAAAGGATGAAGTGGAGATTAATAAGTGTGTGTTAGTGCTTACTACTTCAGTTGCTCCCATGTTAAACCCATTTATTTATAGCCTGAGGAACAAACAAGTAAAGCAAGCTTTTACAGACTTAATCAAAAGAATTTCATTGGTTTCAAGGAACTAA